The following coding sequences lie in one Oryctolagus cuniculus chromosome 7, mOryCun1.1, whole genome shotgun sequence genomic window:
- the RPL11 gene encoding large ribosomal subunit protein uL5 isoform X1 gives MAQDQGEKENPMRELRIRKLCLNICVGESGDRLTRAAKVLEQLTGQTPVFSKARYTVRSFGIRRNEKIAVHCTVRGAKAEEILEKGLKVREYELRKNNFSDTGNFGFGIQEHIDLGIKYDPSIGIYGLDFYVVLGRPGFSIADKKRRTGCIGAKHRISKEEAMRWFQQKYDGIILPGK, from the exons ATGGCG CAGGACCAAGGTGAGAAGGAGAACCCCATGCGGGAACTTCGCATCCGCAAGCTCTGCCTCAACATCTGTGTGGGCGAGAGTGGAGACAGACTGACCCGGGCGGCCAAGGTGTTGGAGCAGCTCACAGGCCAGACCCCTGTGTTTTCCAAAG CCAGGTACACTGTCAGGTCCTTCGGCATCAGGAGGAACGAGAAGATCGCCGTCCACTGCACAGTCCGCGGGGCCAAGGCAGAAGAGATCCTGGAGAAGGGTCTGAAG GTGCGGGAGTATGAGTTAAGGAAAAATAACTTCTCAGATACTGGAAACTTTGGTTTTGGGATCCAGGAACACATCGATCTGGGAATCAAATACGACCCAAGCATCGGCATCTACGGCCTGGACTTCTACGTG GTGCTGGGTAGGCCAGGTTTCAGCATCGCAGACAAGAAGCGCAGGACAGGCTGCATTGGGGCCAAACACAGAATCAGCAAAGAGGAGGCCATGCGCTGGTTCCAGCAGAAG TATGATGGGATCATCCTTCCTGGCAAATAA
- the RPL11 gene encoding large ribosomal subunit protein uL5 isoform X2 has protein sequence MADQGEKENPMRELRIRKLCLNICVGESGDRLTRAAKVLEQLTGQTPVFSKARYTVRSFGIRRNEKIAVHCTVRGAKAEEILEKGLKVREYELRKNNFSDTGNFGFGIQEHIDLGIKYDPSIGIYGLDFYVVLGRPGFSIADKKRRTGCIGAKHRISKEEAMRWFQQKYDGIILPGK, from the exons ATGGCG GACCAAGGTGAGAAGGAGAACCCCATGCGGGAACTTCGCATCCGCAAGCTCTGCCTCAACATCTGTGTGGGCGAGAGTGGAGACAGACTGACCCGGGCGGCCAAGGTGTTGGAGCAGCTCACAGGCCAGACCCCTGTGTTTTCCAAAG CCAGGTACACTGTCAGGTCCTTCGGCATCAGGAGGAACGAGAAGATCGCCGTCCACTGCACAGTCCGCGGGGCCAAGGCAGAAGAGATCCTGGAGAAGGGTCTGAAG GTGCGGGAGTATGAGTTAAGGAAAAATAACTTCTCAGATACTGGAAACTTTGGTTTTGGGATCCAGGAACACATCGATCTGGGAATCAAATACGACCCAAGCATCGGCATCTACGGCCTGGACTTCTACGTG GTGCTGGGTAGGCCAGGTTTCAGCATCGCAGACAAGAAGCGCAGGACAGGCTGCATTGGGGCCAAACACAGAATCAGCAAAGAGGAGGCCATGCGCTGGTTCCAGCAGAAG TATGATGGGATCATCCTTCCTGGCAAATAA
- the RPL11 gene encoding large ribosomal subunit protein uL5 isoform X3, with the protein MRELRIRKLCLNICVGESGDRLTRAAKVLEQLTGQTPVFSKARYTVRSFGIRRNEKIAVHCTVRGAKAEEILEKGLKVREYELRKNNFSDTGNFGFGIQEHIDLGIKYDPSIGIYGLDFYVVLGRPGFSIADKKRRTGCIGAKHRISKEEAMRWFQQKYDGIILPGK; encoded by the exons ATGCGGGAACTTCGCATCCGCAAGCTCTGCCTCAACATCTGTGTGGGCGAGAGTGGAGACAGACTGACCCGGGCGGCCAAGGTGTTGGAGCAGCTCACAGGCCAGACCCCTGTGTTTTCCAAAG CCAGGTACACTGTCAGGTCCTTCGGCATCAGGAGGAACGAGAAGATCGCCGTCCACTGCACAGTCCGCGGGGCCAAGGCAGAAGAGATCCTGGAGAAGGGTCTGAAG GTGCGGGAGTATGAGTTAAGGAAAAATAACTTCTCAGATACTGGAAACTTTGGTTTTGGGATCCAGGAACACATCGATCTGGGAATCAAATACGACCCAAGCATCGGCATCTACGGCCTGGACTTCTACGTG GTGCTGGGTAGGCCAGGTTTCAGCATCGCAGACAAGAAGCGCAGGACAGGCTGCATTGGGGCCAAACACAGAATCAGCAAAGAGGAGGCCATGCGCTGGTTCCAGCAGAAG TATGATGGGATCATCCTTCCTGGCAAATAA